Sequence from the Phragmites australis chromosome 6, lpPhrAust1.1, whole genome shotgun sequence genome:
TATAAGAATGTCTCAACCAGGCTTAAGCTTGGACCATTTGAAGAGGATGGCTTAGTACAAACTCCTTCCGTAGAGCGTCAACAAAGTTCTGATGAGCCTGAATCTCCTGGATCTGGCAAACCATGTATGCTCTTTTACTCTGGACTTTCTACTGTAATTTGTGGTTAAAAATTTCCCATACCTACAAGGACTTGATATGATAATCCATATTTATAAATTTCAGCGCACTTTTCAAGTAATATAGCAATTATTAAGAGATGACACGTTTAGATATACCCATCTACTGTGCTGGCTCTTATCAATTAATCTATGGTTAGGCAGGGTCCCTGTTCGATTATATGTGCGCAGTGTTCAAGAAGACcttgaagatatagaagatgcAATACCTCTTAGTGACTGGGAAAGCGTGTCCTATATAAATCGGCCATTCGAGATTCGGAAGGTTGAAGGTATGTAGCACCACAATGAACATTTATGCTATATTTCACTATGTTCCATTGTATGGCTAGAGTAGTTGTTTGCCTTAACATGTTGTTCACTCTACGGTGCAGGTAGAAGCTACATTACCCTGGAACATGCGTTGCAAACATTGCTTCCTGAATTCTTCAGCTCAAAGCCCGCAATTAGAGCTGATGATTCTCAACATGTGGAGGCATTGGATTCACCTCCTGATGATTCAGATATCACTAACTCTTCAAGAAGTTCTCAGGAGGTGGAACAAGCTTCGGTAAGTTTGCGGGAGGCAGATATTGCCAAGAAAGCTAAAGTGAAGCTAGTAAGGGTGCAGGGCATAGAGCTCGACATGGACATCCCGTTCCTCTGGGTTGCCAATAACTTGAAGAACCCTGAATACTACCTCCACATTTCTGTATATGTCGGTAAAAGAAAACAATAGCCCGAGAGTAGATGAAAATGTTATATACCCGTAGCAGTGGGTTCCAGAAATCGCTTGTTTTGTTCTTTGGTTAGACGGTAGACGCCATTATCTTTTATACAGATGCTAAAGTCACAACCCTTTTTGTGTTGATGCAAGGATGGAATTAGATGATGAATGTTTATTTTCCGACAGACGAAACAATGTGAATTTTAATGTCATATATCCTGCTTTGCGCAGAACTGCTGATTCTCAAATTCCAGATTGTGGTATGAAATGATTACTAGGaagattagagaaaaaaaaaaatcaatgcatCATGATGTTTCAGTGCCGTGGTACAGCCGTTTATAATCTGATGATTCTGGTCACTCACATGTCAAGATATTTCCTCTATGGTGTCTTCTCTCCTTTCTTTGCAATTCTTCGATAAAGCTTGACACGCAGAGCTCTTGCAagttcgaaaaaaaaaatggtgccATCTCTCCAGATCCAATACTGTAACTCTTTCCGGCGAGCGGATCAAACAAGTGCCTTATCACAGATAATTTTCCCCGGAAATACTGAACCAACATAGACACCAACTCAGCAATGTTTTTTTCTCAGGAAAAAAGGCTTTGCgttaaagaaaaatagaaaaaaaagctTTGCgttaaagaaaaatagaaataaaaggaggaaaaaaaattagtgcTTCCTCCGTGGGTAACGGGGTCGGTCTCGCGTCGTTAACGCCGCATCGCCCCCTCTTTTGGTTCGTTTGTTATCCCGCCATTGCTCTGCTCCTTCCCTTCCCTTTAATAACCaactcctccacctccttcctCCGATCTCCccgtctcctctcctctcctctcctagaTCTCTCGTCATACTCACACACGCACCCGCATTTGCAAATGGCGGAGGAGAAGCTTGCCAAGCTGCGCGAAGCCGTTGCCGGCCTCACGCAGATCAGGTTCTCCCATACGCTCTCAGTTTCAGATCACTCGCGGCCGATGAGATCTTCGTTATCTGCCATTGCTGtttcttcttaatgcttttcttggtttcttggtgTCTGTCCACTGAGCAGCGAGAATGAGAAGTCCGGCTTCCTCAGCCTCGTCTCCCGCTACCTCAGGTAACACTCACCAACCTATACGATCCATGCATCACCTCATCAAGAATTGCTCGAATGAGAAATGGCGATGCGTTTCGACATTGATCTGATCTCGTCTGCGTTCGATCGTGGGTCATGGCGTGCGGTGACAAAAGCGGCGACGAGGAGCTCATAGAGTGGGCCAAGATCCACACTCCGACCGACGAGGTGGTGGTGCCGTACGATACCCTGGAAGCCCCGCCTGAAGGTGCCAACTGCAGCAGACAGCCTCACCTCTTCATCCTGAATTCTTGCTATTCGTCAGCATACTCCTGAATCTGATGCATGGAAATATGAATGTCAAGACTGATTTCACTGCACTTCTTGTCTTTGTCTGTGCTATGAAGACATCGAGACGACGAAGAAGCTGCTCGACAAGCTAGCTGTGCTGAAGCTCAACGGCGGCCTGGGGACGACAATGGGATGCACCGGACCCAAGTAAGTTGAATGGTAGATTTTCCCATTCAGTTCGAGAATACAAATTTAGAAGCATTTTTTTGGGGGGCTTGCTTTGAATATCTGATTTAAGCCGTAGCGTTTTCCACATGTCACTGATATCGGAATAAGAATATCATGCTTAAGAAATTCTCTGAACATGTTGTCTGGAATATTGCAGATCGGTCATTGAAGTGCGCAACGGATTTACTTTCCTCGACCTGATTGTTCTCCAAATTGAGGTGGATTATACATTATGATTCATGCTGTCTTTCTTCGAATTTATCACTTAATCTTTTATCTTGCAATCTGACACCGAGTGATATCGTTTCTTGTACAGTCACTCAACAAGAAATATGGCAGCAATGTGCCACTGCTTCTGATGAACTCCTTCAACACCCACGAAGACACCTTaaaggtaattttttttctcttctccctGTTTTCCTCTTTGCATTGGAGATCAAAAGCAAACTGAACAGTTTTTCTGAATGCTAACAAGTACGTTTGTCCTGCAGATTGTTGAGAAATATGCAAATTCAAACATTGATATCCATACATTCAATCAGGTATTTCAGGCAAAGTTTTGCTGCTGTAGGACACTTGTTTGGATCTTAGTTCTccataaattttaaaatttgctATACTGACAACAAAGCACAATACAGAGCCAGTACCCTCGTGTGGTAGCTGACGAGTTCTTGCCATGGCCTTCCAAGGGGAAGACCTGCAAGGATGGCTGGTAAGCCATTGCCATATGTAGTTCAATCAGGATTTTCATGGTATGAACACAGCTGCACAAGTACCAATTTTAAACATCTTTTGAGTTACACAAAATTTTCAGGTACCCTCCTGGCCATGGTGACATCTTCCCGTCGCTGATGAACAGCAGCAAGCTTGATTTATTACTCTCACAGGTTTGCAATAATCTGGGAATACTCCTAGTTCCCACCTTTCACCAAAGTTTTCATGTATTAACATTCTTTTTGATCCTATTGCAGGGAAAAGAGTATGTATTCATTGCAAACTCGGATAACTTGGGCGCTATTGTTGACATGAGTATCCTTATGGAAATTAGCATTACCATTTATTTTTACAAGTTTTTTGGTTAATAAAGAGTATGCTAACTTGCAATATACTTAACTATTGAATAGAGATATTGAACCATTTGATCCACAAGCAGAATGAGTATTGTATGGAGGTATGTAGTTGCCTGATATCTGATGAGGAATATTACTTGGAGTTGGCTGCTAAGGAAGTTATACAACCCTTTTTCAGGTTACCCCGAAAACATTGGCTGATGTAAAAGGAGGCACACTGATCTCATATGAAGGAAGGGTTCAGGTAAACTTGTCATTTTCCTTGTTCTACCAGAGCAACATTTTCGCCTTCCTATGCTGTTCCAGTTTGCAATTTACTTGATGAATTATTTTGGGGAGGTGCATATACAGTTGTTATTCATCAACATCTTATTACTGTTTTAGGGACACTAATTTTCTGTCTTTTTGCAGCTTCTGGAGATTGCACAAGTTCCTGATGCACATGTAAGTTATAAACTAGTATACACAATTATAATAACTTATACCACGGAAAATTCAGTAATTCTAGAGCTTTTCGTGAGATTGCTTCCAAAATTCTCTGAAAATAGGTGAATGAGTTCAAATCAATTGAGAAATTCAAGATCTTCAACACAAACAATCTGTAAGTGAATTCATAGTTTTCATTTCTGTAAGTTGTCAATATTGCAGTTATTACCTAACGTTACTACCGATTTTGGCAGATGGGTGAACTTGAAGGCTATCAAACGCCTTGTTGAAGCTGATGCACTCAAGATGGAGATCATTCCAAATCCTAAGGTAAAAAACGCATGTCATGAAGCCCTATTTCCAAGAGGACTGCTTCATGAACTTTATAACAGGAATGATTTgtgaagaataaaaataaaattgtgatGTGACAACATGTAATTTCAGGAAGTGGATGGTGTGAAAGTTCTTCAGTTGGAAACAGCAGCTGGTGCAGCAATCAGGGTACTAACAATTACCAAACACTATATGTCCATCACCATACCTttatcttatatatatataaagatgacaaataatattttattggaCTAGTTCTTTGACCATGCAATTGGTATCAATGTTCCAAGGTCCCGGTTCCTACCGGTTAAGGCAACATCAGATTTGCAGCTAGTACAGGTTTGTATGATATGCTGAATAAATTCTGAAGATAATGCAATTTTTAACAATCATAATGCTATTTCTAACAATCTAACTGgaatcatttttattttcccCTTGTAGTCGGATCTATATACCTTGGTTGATGGCTTTGTTACGCGCAATTCAGCTAGAACAAATCCATCAAATCCCTCAATTGAACTGGGCCCTGAGTTCAAGAAGGTCAAGCTCTAACATTAATTCCTCGTGAAAAGAAGTTCTAAATTAACTTGTGAGAACCAAAAACAAATAATatgatcttcttctttctcATAACAGGTTGGGAACTTCCTTGGTCGCTTCAAGTCGATCCCTAGCATTGTTGAGCTTGACAGCTTGAAGGTGTCTGGTGATGTTTGGTTTGGTTCTGGCATTGTGCTGAAGGTACCTCTTCCAAATTGCAGAACTACTctaatctcttttttttctagttACAGTCCTAAGGAAAATTTTCGgactaattttatatattttttcaaaagtCATATGTAGCATGTTACTTTTTTATACTTATCGGGAAACTTTATGTGGATAATGCGCAGCTTCTCTTCTCATATTTCTATGAATACTTTGTGAAGATGTGTATCTTGTAGTGTTTAATCCTTGGAGTAATGACATTTatttcctctatttttttaggGGAATGTGACAATCACAGCAAAACCTGGTGTGAAGCTGGAAATCCCAGATGGAGCACTGATTGAGAACAAGGTACATCTTCAAAAGAGGCACTATCTTGTTGATGTTCCAAGAATTTTGTAGTTTGAAAGCAAATATAGATCTAAGTTCTCCTCTGTTTACATGCTTATTATCAGCATTTATGTTAGCTTCAGGATAATATTGAAGAGGAACAAGAGTAATATTAGCATCGTTACATGCTTACTCTAGTTAGAATTCTTAGACAGGTCACTAAATTCCAGTATTTCACCTCTGGAtagaaaaaacagaaaaagaaatTAGAACTTCATTTGAAAGATGCAATTGTATATCTCAATCAAAAAGCAAGCTGATAGCACCATGGTGTTTTTAACAAGAGAATATATGTATTCTTTTATTTCAGGAGATCAATGGCCCTGAGGACCTTTAAAGAAACATTGGAGCGCGCTGCCTTCTCAGTGGCAGATCACTTTTCACCATTTATTGTAGAATCAAACAGGCCCCATAACATAGTGGAGAATATTCATTATCCAATTTTGCTTCAACATAATGAATAAAACATTTAATTACATGTATTTTACATACTTTAGTTCTGCTTCTTGTCCAAGAGGTTTTACATGGGCTGGCAAAGAGGTTTTATCCCAGCAAATATCTCAATATGCATCTAATCATAGTGTGAATACAATTGTATATCTGATTAACATGGACATCAAATATCAGTAAATTATTAATCGCCCTCTGAAATTCGGGACACTCCATAAGTACCTCAATGTTCCCCATCCATTGCAAACAAAAAACGGCTATTTTTCTGCGGGAGGGACAACTTCCAATAGCTCTATATCCATCTCAAAAGTAGAATCAGGCTACAAAGAAGCATGGAATcaaacaaaccacctcaagacaTGATCGTACTAAATCAAACTACATGAGCAACAACATTTTAATAAACTGGACATTTACCGGTATCTCACTCATCCCCCTTTTCCCATATCCGAGCTCTGGAGGCACAATTACTCTCCTCTGCATGACCAACATATAGACATAACAGAGATCAAGTCAGTAAAATAGTAGAGGCAGGAAGACCGAATTACTTGCCTTCGCTTGTGCTAGTTGTCCTTCTCCATACCTTTCCCCCTACTTTCATTCCCTCAGTTATCATGTACATGGCGGCTGGAGGCTTTGGTGCAGCCTGCGCTGAGTATAGCCCATTGGAATTGTCTGCGAAGTCCCGCTTTCGTTCTTTGCCAGGCAGCGACCCGACAGTGAACTCATAAGGCTACTAGAAGAAGTCACACAAACATCTTAATTCTCATTGTTCTAGAGCAGCAGTACTACAACTAGCACACAAGGATCAGGAGTAGTTTGCAACATAACCTGTGCGATACTTCGGTTCCCTGCTAGGAGCTTGGATTCACGGCTCGACACTGCGGTGATGCCACGGTATATGCAGTCAAAATGAACCTTCAGAGTTGAGAAGATAGCCATTTAGTCTCAGTTTAGAGGGAAGGGCAAATGGGCAATGTGCAGATCGGAGAGGATTACCTGCACAGTAGAGCCATTTTCAGCGGTTGGACCCTTCCCTTCAACAAGATCGTAGTACTTCAGTCCATCAGCTGCTCCCAAAAGTTCTCAGATGAAATTACTCGGAGAACACATAACGGGGTTTTATTAATCAAGAGAGTGAAGATTCAGCAGGGGTGTAGATGTAGCTTTGCAAACATATTCAACATGGAAAAAAAACCGCATTTGCGTTCTAAAACCCAATTATTTAACAACCGACAACTGCAATAAGCCCCAATTCAGACGCAAAGGAGCCAGTTATAGCAATAATCTGAGAacagatgcaaaaaaaaaaaaacccccaaggaatccacggcgcgaggaagcaAGCATAGCGACGCACGTGCAGAGACGTAGTCCTCCGGCGGTACGACCCTGCGTCCCCTCCTCGCGGCGAGCGAAGGCGGCGAGACGGCGGTCAAGAAGCCGGCGGAGAGGAGCTGCACGGCCGCTCGCCGACGGGAGACGGCTCCGGGGAGGCAGCACGGGGTGCAAGCAGTCTCTCTCgaatgatgaggaggagcagatGAGGGGAGCGAATGGCGGTGGAAGGTTCCAGAAGGCAGGGCAGAGGAAGCCATGGCAGAGTGGAGGAGAGGGACGATGCGAGGGGCCGAAATGGCGCGCACGCAACTGCTACTTCATCATCATATCCATAAGCTGGTAGCCGCGAGTGATAGGATATCAGAATATCCCATTTCTCCTTTTAtatattctttttcttattcCCTTCATTTTTCCAGTTTTTATTTCTTGGTTTTCCAGATCGTGCTATTATCTCCAAAATCCCAATGTTCGCTTGTTACTGTCTTAGTGATCTGTTGTATTCTTAGTGAAAAACTTCAACTGTACGCTGACTTAAATCTGATTATTTTGTGAAACTGTTATTTCACTATCAAAAATATTGCAGCAGGGCTTTGCCCTTCAGCCAAAAATGCTCcccctcctcttttttttttttgggtaagGCAGCCAAGAATGCACTGAAGAGAGTGTGTAAAATACTCAAGCCTCTTGCTTAAAGAGCTTTTCCTTGTATTCATTACATCTCTAACTAAACGCAACATTCCTTTCAGAGACTCAGACACAGCACTTCAAACCTTTGCATTTTCATCTTATTTGAAGTATGAACAAATGAAGGACTTGCCTAGTCAAATGGGTTCAGGCGGCCAAAAGCTATATAACAAGTATGATGAGATAGATCTGAGAAAATATTGAAACATACATATATTCAATTCATAATACCATCATCGGCAACGGTTGCCTCTATACAATTTTGCAGTTGACACAACAAACTCATACCAGACAACTTCGTTGGGGCGCTAAAAACCTACAAATACAATTCCCTACATAGCCTTTCACTCTAATTTCCTAACTAAGATTGCATAAATTGACCCAAAGATGATGCATCCCAGGTCCAAAACGAATAATTTGTTAGCCTCGTAGTTTGTACACACGCACTAGTTTGAAATATCAATAACACCACCATTCCTGACTGACCTCACCGGCCTTTCTATGTCAAGACCAGAAAGGTTACTTCGTGAAAGGCTCGAGGACCCCTTTTTCTTTGGTGGCTCCTTGTCATCGACAAATGAGATAAATTTCTTGAGGCTTCGCTTCGATTTCGATGACCCTGACTCCAAGGAGAGTGCTGTTTCTGGCGGTTCATGTCTCAGGTATTGGCGTAGCATGATGCCGAAGTAAATGAGCAGTGCGAGGACACATGCCACACCACAAATTAGGAACAGGCCCCAGAAGCTCTCAAGGCGGAGCTGGTTCGAGTCCACATACCCGGCGTTCTCAGCTGCACACTCGCCTGTCTTGAGCCACTTGTCGTGGATCCGCTGCAGCTCCCCATTCTCTGAAAGTGCTAGGATTGCCGTGGACAGGTCTACTTGCAAAGGAGAGTCCCTTGGAAATGCCTGATAGAGTTAATTTTATAAGGTGCTATGTTTGAATGCAAGAAGCGAAGTGGTTTTAGACTTTAGAGTTTCAACTTCTTCTGCAACTAAGTGCAAGAAAGGCTGCATAATCTTTTGTGTTTCATCAGCTATGTAAACAGTAGATGATTTTCTTAACAAATAAACTGTTATGTTACTGTGGATAATTTTTTAAGGCGTTATGACTTCTGTCTCTTTATATTACTAAAACAGATTTTAAAAACTTGAGTTCAGAGTACTTACAAAGCCCCATCCCCAACTGGTGAAATCGGAGCCAGCAACCGCAATCTTGCAGTATGTTGACAGAAACAGTTCAACATAAGGGCGCTCGTCGACAATGGCCATAACACCTCCTTTATTAGGGCCTAGTTTGAGGTTTTCAGCATATTCTTCTGGAGAACCGAGAGCTTTTAGCCTTGACCTCGAGATGGTCAATTCCTTGACCATGTATTCTTCTGCAAAAGAACCAACTTGGAAACCAATAGTATAATCACTATTTTTCAGGTCATCAAGTCCTTTTATAGAAGTATCAAGTTGTTGCACGGTCAGGATGGAAGTAAGACTCGCGGTATAGCTGGACTGAATGATCAAAACAACAAATAGCCATATGATCAAGACACCACGTCCTAAGGCACTCATAGTATTTTCTCCTGTAACAAATAGAGACGGAGATAACGCATCAGAAGTCAGAACAGAACGGTACTTCTACCAAAATACAGAACAGGAAAGGTCAGGTTACTCACTGTGTGCAAAAAATAAAGTTGAAAAGCTGAACCTGCAGAGAATCATAGTCAAGATCACAATCACTCAATTCAGAGAAAAGAATCAAACCATCAGAAGAACTTTTGGCGATACATGTGAAGTACTTGGCATACAAAactaaggaaaataaaaaataatgcatCATAATATCATGGGAAATTAGGTTGTGTATATGCAGAGATCTTTTCTTCGACCAGTCTCAAATTACAAGATTTCATCTCATTGTTCATGGCTGATGTTCCATCTGGACAACTTAATTGGAGCACCAGTCATCGTTGAAAAACACATTTTTAGGCTGCTAATAGTGGGCAATGTGAGGGACAGGAATCATAGAAATATCAGCATCTGTAAGTTAAGTGAACCGATATTTATATGTTTCTGAAATTTAGCTCCTTACCAAAAAATAGTTATTATCTGTTGTCGTGGTGAGCCACGAAACTCATCATTGATTCGATGTTCAAGAACCCAAACAACAACACCCACAATAAGAAAGAATAACCCTGTAACACACCACATCTGCAAAGTGAAAGGCTGCAAGAATGCCCAAGAATTTGTTATATGCTTCTTAACCGGAGCCAAGATAACCAGGCCTGACTCAATGAAGGGCTGGGTGAAATCAGTAATTTGAGTCCGGTTCATTGTAATTGTGATATCCCCTATTGCTGCATCAAACTCCTGCAAAATAAGGTAACTCTAATCATTATCATGTGCTAAAATGtgcagaaagaaaagaaaagaaaagaacacattGCTTGTTCATACTTACATTTGTCTCAACCGCCTGTGTGAGTTTGTCATAAGAAGGATTTTCAGTATCACTCCCGAAGGGTACAAACTTGTACGTAACAGGATAAGGAAGCAAAGCCAATGCCTGGGTGAAGACATCGATGCAATAGCCCTGCATTGACCCAGTAGCATTGTCTTTGGAGACAAACTCTTTGAAGCTAAATCTGTTGGGGACGCCAATTTTCAACTCCTTGGCATTAGAAGGAAAAACCCAGCCTCGAGGCTTTTGCACAGTCTCCCCAGGCCAAATGACATCATAGAGATGTTGATTGGCAAGAGAAGTATTAGGAGGCTTCGAATATAGGTCCTCTGGAAGGACGGTCGACAACAACTGAGTATAATTTGACCAAAAACCAATGGTCCGCACACCATTTCCAATTATGTTTATGATATCATAGGCAGGATGAATGAGGTCACCCtgagcatcaaattgcacttgGCCAGACGCCCCAGTGAAGTTTACACTTCTAATATTACCCAATAATTTGTTTCCCATGTCAAAAATACTCATGGCTTCAAGGTGAAGAGTTCCCCCAGTTTCACCGAGTAACCTTGAGTCATTTGAAAAGGAAATTCTCCCACCATCATCAAAGAAGGCGTCCAGAGCCCGGGCTACTGTCCATACACTATCATAAACATAAAAACCATAAGCATTTATGCGAAGTTCACTATGGTTGTACTTCTTGCTTAAACTGCTCCACTTAGAGATCAAATTACTCTTTATCTTTGATTTAGGGATGTGTGGGCGTAAAGTCAGAACACCTTGCATGCCA
This genomic interval carries:
- the LOC133922823 gene encoding autophagy protein 5-like isoform X1, which codes for MAAPYDEAAWSEEAARRVWGGAVPLQVHLHDADVTALPPPPPFPTLGPRIGYLPLLIPVIKAHFSNTLPPGVDTVWFEYKGLPLKWYVPIGVLFDLLCADPERPWNLIVHFRGYPSEILSPCEGEDSVKWTYMNSLKEATFIITGNSKSVMNMSQADQIALWESVMKVNLDGYKNVSTRLKLGPFEEDGLVQTPSVERQQSSDEPESPGSGKPCRVPVRLYVRSVQEDLEDIEDAIPLSDWESVSYINRPFEIRKVEGRSYITLEHALQTLLPEFFSSKPAIRADDSQHVEALDSPPDDSDITNSSRSSQEVEQASVSLREADIAKKAKVKLVRVQGIELDMDIPFLWVANNLKNPEYYLHISVYVGKRKQ
- the LOC133922823 gene encoding autophagy protein 5-like isoform X2, coding for MCEPTLGPRIGYLPLLIPVIKAHFSNTLPPGVDTVWFEYKGLPLKWYVPIGVLFDLLCADPERPWNLIVHFRGYPSEILSPCEGEDSVKWTYMNSLKEATFIITGNSKSVMNMSQADQIALWESVMKVNLDGYKNVSTRLKLGPFEEDGLVQTPSVERQQSSDEPESPGSGKPCRVPVRLYVRSVQEDLEDIEDAIPLSDWESVSYINRPFEIRKVEGRSYITLEHALQTLLPEFFSSKPAIRADDSQHVEALDSPPDDSDITNSSRSSQEVEQASVSLREADIAKKAKVKLVRVQGIELDMDIPFLWVANNLKNPEYYLHISVYVGKRKQ
- the LOC133922826 gene encoding glutamate receptor 3.1-like isoform X1; translation: MKTAFVIWLVLTLFIPNGICNSLAARPSVVNIGSILRFNSTIGGVSAVAVHAALEDINSDPTILNGTTLQVDMRDTNCDDGFLGMVQGLQFMETDVIAIIGPQCSTIAHIISFVANELQVPLMSFASDATLSSIQFPFFVRTAPSDLYQMAAVAAVVDYYQWKIVTAIYLDDDFGRNGIAALDDALTARRCKISNKIGFNSNAKRSELLNLLVTVSNMESRVIIVHTSAPSGLQLFSLANRLNMDNGYVWIATDWLSAYLDANSSVPAETISGMQGVLTLRPHIPKSKIKSNLISKWSSLSKKYNHSELRINAYGFYVYDSVWTVARALDAFFDDGGRISFSNDSRLLGETGGTLHLEAMSIFDMGNKLLGNIRSVNFTGASGQVQFDAQGDLIHPAYDIINIIGNGVRTIGFWSNYTQLLSTVLPEDLYSKPPNTSLANQHLYDVIWPGETVQKPRGWVFPSNAKELKIGVPNRFSFKEFVSKDNATGSMQGYCIDVFTQALALLPYPVTYKFVPFGSDTENPSYDKLTQAVETNEFDAAIGDITITMNRTQITDFTQPFIESGLVILAPVKKHITNSWAFLQPFTLQMWCVTGLFFLIVGVVVWVLEHRINDEFRGSPRQQIITIFWFSFSTLFFAHRENTMSALGRGVLIIWLFVVLIIQSSYTASLTSILTVQQLDTSIKGLDDLKNSDYTIGFQVGSFAEEYMVKELTISRSRLKALGSPEEYAENLKLGPNKGGVMAIVDERPYVELFLSTYCKIAVAGSDFTSWGWGFAFPRDSPLQVDLSTAILALSENGELQRIHDKWLKTGECAAENAGYVDSNQLRLESFWGLFLICGVACVLALLIYFGIMLRQYLRHEPPETALSLESGSSKSKRSLKKFISFVDDKEPPKKKGSSSLSRSNLSGLDIERPVRSVRNGGVIDISN
- the LOC133922824 gene encoding UTP--glucose-1-phosphate uridylyltransferase-like, which translates into the protein MAEEKLAKLREAVAGLTQISENEKSGFLSLVSRYLSGDEELIEWAKIHTPTDEVVVPYDTLEAPPEDIETTKKLLDKLAVLKLNGGLGTTMGCTGPKSVIEVRNGFTFLDLIVLQIESLNKKYGSNVPLLLMNSFNTHEDTLKIVEKYANSNIDIHTFNQSQYPRVVADEFLPWPSKGKTCKDGWYPPGHGDIFPSLMNSSKLDLLLSQGKEYVFIANSDNLGAIVDMKILNHLIHKQNEYCMEVTPKTLADVKGGTLISYEGRVQLLEIAQVPDAHVNEFKSIEKFKIFNTNNLWVNLKAIKRLVEADALKMEIIPNPKEVDGVKVLQLETAAGAAIRFFDHAIGINVPRSRFLPVKATSDLQLVQSDLYTLVDGFVTRNSARTNPSNPSIELGPEFKKVGNFLGRFKSIPSIVELDSLKVSGDVWFGSGIVLKGNVTITAKPGVKLEIPDGALIENKEINGPEDL
- the LOC133922826 gene encoding glutamate receptor 3.1-like isoform X2; protein product: MRDTNCDDGFLGMVQGLQFMETDVIAIIGPQCSTIAHIISFVANELQVPLMSFASDATLSSIQFPFFVRTAPSDLYQMAAVAAVVDYYQWKIVTAIYLDDDFGRNGIAALDDALTARRCKISNKIGFNSNAKRSELLNLLVTVSNMESRVIIVHTSAPSGLQLFSLANRLNMDNGYVWIATDWLSAYLDANSSVPAETISGMQGVLTLRPHIPKSKIKSNLISKWSSLSKKYNHSELRINAYGFYVYDSVWTVARALDAFFDDGGRISFSNDSRLLGETGGTLHLEAMSIFDMGNKLLGNIRSVNFTGASGQVQFDAQGDLIHPAYDIINIIGNGVRTIGFWSNYTQLLSTVLPEDLYSKPPNTSLANQHLYDVIWPGETVQKPRGWVFPSNAKELKIGVPNRFSFKEFVSKDNATGSMQGYCIDVFTQALALLPYPVTYKFVPFGSDTENPSYDKLTQAVETNEFDAAIGDITITMNRTQITDFTQPFIESGLVILAPVKKHITNSWAFLQPFTLQMWCVTGLFFLIVGVVVWVLEHRINDEFRGSPRQQIITIFWFSFSTLFFAHRENTMSALGRGVLIIWLFVVLIIQSSYTASLTSILTVQQLDTSIKGLDDLKNSDYTIGFQVGSFAEEYMVKELTISRSRLKALGSPEEYAENLKLGPNKGGVMAIVDERPYVELFLSTYCKIAVAGSDFTSWGWGFAFPRDSPLQVDLSTAILALSENGELQRIHDKWLKTGECAAENAGYVDSNQLRLESFWGLFLICGVACVLALLIYFGIMLRQYLRHEPPETALSLESGSSKSKRSLKKFISFVDDKEPPKKKGSSSLSRSNLSGLDIERPVRSVRNGGVIDISN
- the LOC133922825 gene encoding peptidyl-prolyl cis-trans isomerase FKBP18, chloroplastic-like, with translation MASSALPSGTFHRHSLPSSAPPHHSRETACTPCCLPGAVSRRRAAVQLLSAGFLTAVSPPSLAARRGRRVVPPEDYVSAPDGLKYYDLVEGKGPTAENGSTVQVHFDCIYRGITAVSSRESKLLAGNRSIAQPYEFTVGSLPGKERKRDFADNSNGLYSAQAAPKPPAAMYMITEGMKVGGKRRVIVPPELGYGKRGMSEIPPDSTFEMDIELLEVVPPAEK